The Vespula vulgaris chromosome 2, iyVesVulg1.1, whole genome shotgun sequence genome has a segment encoding these proteins:
- the LOC127061418 gene encoding protein glass-like isoform X1, producing the protein MEFLQNHHTVNTSESPYTLGTGSVGTIEATIPSGLCTGSLGVLTNDDTLTDNQNEETLSALQGTLRLQDLQASTEDITGPDQTQQIQTNSGQGQVVGGEFGSGFWVDDMAGFPPLDLDPLPGLFSPCSGTYNWGCPRGDCVPRTNNGNGEGVADVLLSLKHAVVHPGSPTGGYYSTGGPTTHHYTQDYTQNLGPPVGPPPTHYASAPAMSVNVSMNMTMNMNLHPGYEQSYSSAWGAEPLLSPAPQYNPVETQTRVNQASTNGLIGGSTGHAHAHPHPHTHPRLQGPNEHALCVNGGGGGPNVVTNPDDNGRPNLCRICGKSYARPSTLKTHLRTHSGEKPFRCHACSKAFSQAANLTAHTRTHSGEKPFRCPVCDRRFSQSSSVTTHMRTHSGERPYRCRLCKKAFSDSSTLTKHLRIHSGEKPYQCKVCLLRFSQSGNLNRHMRVHTATLT; encoded by the exons ATGGAGTTTCTGCAGAATCATCACACGGTGAACACCTCCGAGTCGCCGTACACTCTCGGCACAG GATCGGTGGGTACAATCGAAGCAACCATACCATCTGGGCTTTGTACCGGTTCGTTGGGTGTTCTTACAAACGACGATACCTTGACCGACAATCAAAATGAAGAAACGTTAAGTGCATTGCAAGGTACATTACGTTTGCAAGATTTACAAGCCTCCACGGAGGATATTACGGGGCCAGATCAAACTCAACAAATTCAAACGAATTCAGGCCAAGGCCAAGTGGTTGGTGGTGAATTTGGTAGTGGTTTTTGGGTCGACGATATGGCAGGTTTTCCACCATTGGATTTGGATCCATTGCCTGGTTTGTTCAGTCCTTGTTCGGGTACATACAA TTGGGGATGTCCAAGGGGCGATTGCGTACCAAGGACAAACAATGGTAATGGCGAGGGCGTCGCTGACGTATTGTTATCCTTGAAACATGCCGTCGTACATCCTGGAAGTCCTACAGGAGGATATTATTCAACGGGTGGACCTACGACGCATCACTATACTCAAGATTATACTCAGAATTTAGGACCACCCGTAGGCCCGCCACCAACTCATTACGCGTCGGCACCAGCAATGTCGGTCAACGTTTCGATGAACATGACGATGAACATGAACTTGCATCCTGG GTACGAGCAAAGTTATTCGTCGGCATGGGGTGCAGAACCGTTGTTAAGTCCCGCCCCTCAATACAATCCAGTAGAAACACAGACGAGGGTAAATCAGGCGTCGACGAATGGCCTGATAGGTGGTAGTACTGGTCACGCCCACGCTCATCCCCATCCGCACACTCACCCCCGTCTCCAAGGACCGAACGAGCACGCGCTCTGTGTTaatggtggtggaggtggacCAAACGTCGTTACCAACCCGGACGACAATGGCAGGCCAAATCTCTGCAGGATATGCGGAAAATCTTATGCCCGGCCTAGTACTCTTAAAACACATCTTAGGACTCACTCTGGCGAGAAACCGTTCAG ATGTCATGCGTGCTCGAAAGCCTTCAGCCAAGCTGCCAACTTGACCGCCCATACGAGAACACATTCAGGAGAGAAACCATTCCGCTGTCCAGTTTGCGATAGAAGATTTTCACAAAGCAGTTCGGTGACGACACACATGAGAACTCATTCTGGTGAACGTCCTTACAG aTGTCGCCTTTGCAAGAAAGCATTCTCCGACAGTTCGACGTTGACAAAACACTTACGAATTCATTCCGGTGAGAAACCATATCAGTGCAAGGTATGTCTCCTAAGATTTAGTCAAAGTGGCAATCTCAACAGGCACATGAGGGTTCATACGGCGACCCTAACGTGA
- the LOC127061418 gene encoding protein glass-like isoform X2 — protein MEFLQNHHTVNTSESPYTLGTGSVGTIEATIPSGLCTGSLGVLTNDDTLTDNQNEETLSALQGQGQVVGGEFGSGFWVDDMAGFPPLDLDPLPGLFSPCSGTYNWGCPRGDCVPRTNNGNGEGVADVLLSLKHAVVHPGSPTGGYYSTGGPTTHHYTQDYTQNLGPPVGPPPTHYASAPAMSVNVSMNMTMNMNLHPGYEQSYSSAWGAEPLLSPAPQYNPVETQTRVNQASTNGLIGGSTGHAHAHPHPHTHPRLQGPNEHALCVNGGGGGPNVVTNPDDNGRPNLCRICGKSYARPSTLKTHLRTHSGEKPFRCHACSKAFSQAANLTAHTRTHSGEKPFRCPVCDRRFSQSSSVTTHMRTHSGERPYRCRLCKKAFSDSSTLTKHLRIHSGEKPYQCKVCLLRFSQSGNLNRHMRVHTATLT, from the exons ATGGAGTTTCTGCAGAATCATCACACGGTGAACACCTCCGAGTCGCCGTACACTCTCGGCACAG GATCGGTGGGTACAATCGAAGCAACCATACCATCTGGGCTTTGTACCGGTTCGTTGGGTGTTCTTACAAACGACGATACCTTGACCGACAATCAAAATGAAGAAACGTTAAGTGCATTGCAAG GCCAAGGCCAAGTGGTTGGTGGTGAATTTGGTAGTGGTTTTTGGGTCGACGATATGGCAGGTTTTCCACCATTGGATTTGGATCCATTGCCTGGTTTGTTCAGTCCTTGTTCGGGTACATACAA TTGGGGATGTCCAAGGGGCGATTGCGTACCAAGGACAAACAATGGTAATGGCGAGGGCGTCGCTGACGTATTGTTATCCTTGAAACATGCCGTCGTACATCCTGGAAGTCCTACAGGAGGATATTATTCAACGGGTGGACCTACGACGCATCACTATACTCAAGATTATACTCAGAATTTAGGACCACCCGTAGGCCCGCCACCAACTCATTACGCGTCGGCACCAGCAATGTCGGTCAACGTTTCGATGAACATGACGATGAACATGAACTTGCATCCTGG GTACGAGCAAAGTTATTCGTCGGCATGGGGTGCAGAACCGTTGTTAAGTCCCGCCCCTCAATACAATCCAGTAGAAACACAGACGAGGGTAAATCAGGCGTCGACGAATGGCCTGATAGGTGGTAGTACTGGTCACGCCCACGCTCATCCCCATCCGCACACTCACCCCCGTCTCCAAGGACCGAACGAGCACGCGCTCTGTGTTaatggtggtggaggtggacCAAACGTCGTTACCAACCCGGACGACAATGGCAGGCCAAATCTCTGCAGGATATGCGGAAAATCTTATGCCCGGCCTAGTACTCTTAAAACACATCTTAGGACTCACTCTGGCGAGAAACCGTTCAG ATGTCATGCGTGCTCGAAAGCCTTCAGCCAAGCTGCCAACTTGACCGCCCATACGAGAACACATTCAGGAGAGAAACCATTCCGCTGTCCAGTTTGCGATAGAAGATTTTCACAAAGCAGTTCGGTGACGACACACATGAGAACTCATTCTGGTGAACGTCCTTACAG aTGTCGCCTTTGCAAGAAAGCATTCTCCGACAGTTCGACGTTGACAAAACACTTACGAATTCATTCCGGTGAGAAACCATATCAGTGCAAGGTATGTCTCCTAAGATTTAGTCAAAGTGGCAATCTCAACAGGCACATGAGGGTTCATACGGCGACCCTAACGTGA